A DNA window from Sylvia atricapilla isolate bSylAtr1 chromosome 6, bSylAtr1.pri, whole genome shotgun sequence contains the following coding sequences:
- the GPR68 gene encoding ovarian cancer G-protein coupled receptor 1 has translation MVNFTENATEKCNINHDIHETLSPMVYIFVFILGLPANCLSLYYGYLQIKAKNELGIYLCNLTLADLLYIFSLPFWLQYALQHDNWTYDELLCKVCGIILYENIYISVGFLCCISIDRYLAVVHPFRFQRFRTMKAAAIVSVVIWAKEIMTCCFVFTHGEISMDAESHLVCFEHYPIKKWEHNINYYRFSAGFLFPFFLLAFSYCGILRVVHKSPGTQKKKKIQIKRLVSSTVFIFLVCFGPYHILLVVRSLLENNCSFAEKIFNVYHISLLLTTFNCVADPVLYCFSSESTYQNFLKMRDSCLTCLGHLSTETKESYPLNPTETPNRTQHEQQPELLQIPLDGAGMKDCFTTNVDSL, from the coding sequence ATGGTGAATTTCACAGAGAATGCGACTGAGAAGTGCAATATTAATCATGATATCCACGAGACATTATCCCCCATGGTGTACATATTTGTGTTTATATTGGGCTTGCCAGCTAACTGCCTGTCACTGTACTATGGGTATTTACAGATCAAAGCTAAAAATGAATTAGGTATCTACCTTTGCAACTTGACACTAGCAGACCTGCTGTAcatattttctttgcctttttggCTTCAGTATGCCTTACAGCATGACAACTGGACCTACGATGAGCTGCTGTGCAAAGTTTGTGGCATCATCCTGTACGAGAATATCTACATCAGCGTGGGCTTCCTGTGCTGCATCTCCATCGACCGCTACCTGGCCGTGGTGCACCCCTTCCGGTTCCAGCGCTTCCGGACCATGAAGGCTGCTGCCATTGTCAGCGTCGTCATCTGGGCCAAAGAGATCATGACGTGCTGCTTTGTCTTCACGCACGGGGAGATCAGTATGGATGCTGAGAGCCACTTGGTGTGCTTTGAGCATTACCCCATCAAGAAATGGGAGCACAATATCAACTACTACCGCTTCTCTGCTGgcttccttttccccttctttctgcTGGCCTTCTCCTACTGTGGGATTTTACGAGTTGTCCACAAGAGCCCCGGCActcaaaagaagaagaaaatccaaattaaaaggCTGGTTTCTAGcactgttttcatatttttagtCTGCTTTGGGCCATACCACATCCTACTTGTAGTTCGTAGTTTGTTGGAGAACAACTGCTCGTTtgctgagaaaatatttaatgtttacCATATTTCTCTCCTGTTAACTACTTTTAACTGTGTTGCTGACCCAGTATTGTACTGTTTTTCCAGTGAAAGCACTTACCAGAACTTCCTCAAGATGAGAGATTCTTGTCTAACATGTTTAGGCCATCTGAGTACTGAGACGAAGGAATCCTATCCACTGAACCCTACTGAAACTCCCAACAGAACACAGCATGAACAACAACCAGAGTTATTACAAATACCACTTGATGGTGCTGGAATGAAGGACTGCTTCACAACTAATGTAGACAGCCTATAG